From the Rhizobium sp. ARZ01 genome, the window CGCACTTGTTGTCACGCCCTATGGCGTGAAGATGGCGCACGCGATGAGCAAACGGCATCTGGAGATGGGATTCGGTATCTTCCTGCTCTTCGTCGGCGCCCGCTTTCTCTACAGCATCTACGCCTGAGATTGCCTTTTCCGCTGGAAAGGGATGAAAGTGCCGGCCGGGAGGACCATATTGCGGGTCCCTCCATCGAACCACCTGTCCAACGGACCGATTCATGGCGCCCATTGTTCGCATCGAAAATCTCACCAAGAGCTACGCATCCGGCTTCCAAGCGCTGAAAGGTGTCAGCCTCGACATCGCGGAGGGTGAGATCCTGGCGCTGCTGGGGCCGAACGGCGCGGGCAAGACGACGATGATTTCGATCGTCTGCGGCATCGTCACGCCGACGAGCGGCCGCGTGACGGTCGCCGGCCACGACGTGATCCGCGAGTTTCGCATGACGCGCGAGATCATCGGGCTCGTGCCGCAGGAATTGACGCTCGACGCCTTCGAGACGGTGTTCAACACGGTCGCCTTTTCGCGCGGCCTGCATGGCAAGAAGCCGGACCCGGCGCTGATCGAGCGCATCCTCCGCGATCTCTCGCTGTGGGACAAGAAGGACAGCATGCTGCGCCAGCTCTCCGGCGGCATGCGACGGCGCGTGCTGATCGCCAAGGCGCTGTCCTACGAGCCGAAAATTCTCTTCCTTGACGAGCCGACGGCAGGTGTCGACGTCAGCCTGCGCAAGGACATGTGGCAGCTCGTGGAACGGCTGCGCGCCACCGGCGTCACCATTATCCTGACCACGCACTATATCGAGGAGGCCGAGGAGATCGCTGACCGGATCGGCGTGATCAACAAGGGCGAGATTCTGCTGGTCGAGGACAAGGCGGCGCTGATGCAGAAGCTCGGGCGCAAGAAGCTGACGGTGGAACTCGCCGAGCCGGTGGCGGCAGTGCCCGAGGCGCTGTCGCACTACAATCTCGCGCTTGGCGGCGACGGGCATACGCTGGTCTATGACTACGACTCGGCGGGCGAGCGGACGGGCATCACCGGGCTGCTGGCGGCGCTTGCGGCCGAGGGCTTGCGGCTGAAGGACGTGGTGACCGAGCAGAGTTCGCTCGAAGACATCTTCGTCGAACTGGTGGGAGAGGCGAAATGAATTTCGAGGCGATCAAGTCGATCTACCGGTTCGAGATGGCGCGAACCCGCCGCACGCTGCTGCAAAGCATTGTCTCACCCGTTGTGTCTACCTCACTCTACTTCATCGTTTTCGGGGCGGCGATCGGTTCGCGCGTGCAGGAGGTCGGCGGCGTGCCCTACGGCGCTTTCATCGCGCCCGGCCTGATCATGCTGACGCTTCTCAGCCAGTGTATCGGCAACGGCTCCTTCGGCATCTATTTCCCAAAATTCACCGGCACGATCTACGAAATCCTCTCCGCGCCGATCTCGATGGTCGAAATCGTCATCGGTTATGTCGGTGCAGCGGCCACCAAGGGGCTGATCGTCGGCACGATCATCCTTGCCACGGCGTCGCTGTTTGTCGACATCACAATTGCTCACCCGTTCATGATGGTGTTGTTTTTCGTGCTGACGGCGGTCAGCTTCAGTTTGTTCGGCTTCATGATCGGCATCTGGGCGAAGGATTTCGAACAGCTGAACCTGATCCCGATGCTGGTGATCCCACCGCTCGTTTTCCTTGGCGGCAGCTTCTACTCGATCGACATGTTGCCGCCGTTCTGGCAGGCGGTCAGCCATTTCAACCCGGTACTCTATCTCGTGTCGGGATTCCGCTGGAGCTTCTTCGAGATCGCCGATGTCAATCCGGTGCTGAGCCTTGCCATCGTGCTGGGCTTCCTCGCAACCTGCCTCGCGATCACGGCCTGGATCTTCCGGACGGGATACAAACTGAAGAACTAGCTTTGAATGATTGCGCCGGGTTGCGTATTTAATCGAATTTATACAACTTTGCTCCAGATTAATTGGCAATTGTCAAAAAAACGCCGGTCGGCAGCCATGGGCCTGTCGTCCGGCGCCACTAATTAATGGACATTTGGAGCAATTTTCATGTCGTTGCTATCCTTCGGCCTCGGGTCGGACGCGAAGGCGATCCTTCATGCGATGAACCGTTCGCAGGCGATCATCGAATTCGACCTGACCGGCAAAATTCTCGCGGCCAACAAGAACTTCTGCGATGCGCTCGGCTATCAGCTTTCCGAAATCGTCGGGCAACATCACCGGATGTTCGTGCCGCCGCAGGAAGCGGGCAGCGCAGAGTATGCTGCCTTCTGGCAGCGCCTCGCCCGGGGTGAGTTCGACAGGCAGCAATACAAGCGGATTGGCAAGGGCGGACGCGAGGTATGGATCGAAGCATCGTACAATCCGGTGTTTCGGGGCACGACACCCTACAAGGTAGTGAAGTTCGCGACGGATATCACAGCAACGAAGCTAAAAAGCGCCGAGGATGCTGGAAAGCTCGACGCGATCTCACGTGTGCAGGCGACAATCGAATTCACGCCGGACGGCCATATTCTGACCGCCAACGCGAACTTTCTCGCCGCACTCGGTTATGGCCTCTCGGAGATCGAAGGACGCCACCATTCGATGTTCTGCGACCCGACATTCGTTGCGACCCCGGAATATGCGCAATTTTGGCGGAACCTGGCGGCCGGCGAATTCGTGGCTAGTGAGTTCACCCGTGTCGGCAAGGGCGGCCGGAAGGTCCACATTCAGGCGTCCTACAATCCGATATTCGACATGAACGGCAATGTCTTCAAGGTCGTGAAGTTCGCGACTGATGTCAGTGAGCGCGTTCGCGCAGTCCAGGAACTTGGCAGCGGCCTGCACCGGCTGGCCGAAGGAAATCTTGAGCAAACGCTCGACACTCCCTTCACTCCGGCACTCGACAAGCTGAGGACGGATTTCAATACGTCGCTGGGACGGTTGAGTGCGGCAATGCAGACGATTGCCGAGAATGCGGCGGTCATGGCCTCCGGTTCCAATGAAATCAAGGTCACGTCCGAAGGATTGGCGCGTCAACTTGAACATCAGGCGGCGGCCGTCGAGGAGACGGCTTCGGCCGTCAACGAAATCACCGTCACAGTCAACGAGTCGGCTGCGCTGGCGGCCGAGGCGGGTGCACTGGTGGGGAACGCAAAGCGCAGCGCCGACGCATCGGCAGACGTCGTCCGGCGCACGGTGGAGGCAATCTCGAAGATCGAGGCCTCGTCGTCGCAGATCGCCGGCTTCATCGGCGTGATAGACGTGATCGCCTTCCAGACGAACCTGTTGGCGCTTAACGCCGGCGTGGAAGCGGCCCGGGCAGGTGAAGCGGGCAAGGGCTTCGCCGTGGTTGCGCAGGAGGTGAGGGAGCTTGCACAGCGCGCGGCCGTCGCGGCGAAAGAGATCAAGGTGCTGATCAGTGAATCCGGGCGGCAGGTGCGCGATGGAGTTTCTTTGGTCGGCCAGACCGGCGAAGCACTGGAAAAGATCGCCGCCCAGGTCCTGCGCGTGCACGAGAATGTCGGAGCGATCGTCGAGGCGACACGGGAGCAGTCGCTGAGCCTGCAGCAGATTAATGAAGCTGTCGGCTCGATCGACCAGGGCACGCAGCGAAACGTCGCCATGGTGGAAGAGTCGGCAGTCGCCAGCAGCGGGCTGGCGGACGAGGCCGAATCGCTGTTTGGACTCGTGGGTCAGTTCAAGACTGGGGGGCGTCAATCGACTGCCGCATCGATCCGCTCTTCGCGACTGGTCGCCTAGGAAGGCTAGCGCGCCCGCGGGCTTGTGTCAGTCCCGCAGACGCAACTCGTCGCCGCGGATTTCAACGGAGCCGAGCGTGCCGAGGAACGTCATGCCAAGCAGGCTCTGGTCGAGCTTGCCGGGGCCTGCGACCATGGCGCGGACGTTCCGCCGCTCGATCGGACCGATTGCTAGACTTTCGAGGCGGACGGGAGCCGCGACGCTCGTGCCGTTCGCGGTCGAGACCATCAGATTGAAGTCGAGCGTTTCCGGCTGGAGACCCAGTTGTTCGGCATCGGCGTAGGAGAGGACGACCGAACTGGCGCCGGTATCCACGAGCATGCCGATGCTGCGGCCGTCTATCTCGGCCTGGACCTGAAAGTGGCCGTTGCCCATCTTGTGCAACACGAGGAACTGTTCGCCGGAGGAATCGGTCGTAACCACCGCACGTCCGGGAATAAGACCGGCGGTCATCCGTCCCGCGATCGATTGCAGGTCATCCCGGTAGACGTATCCGGCAACGAAGAGCAGTGCGATCAACAGCCACAGCGCCGCGTTGCGCAGGTTCTGGCTAAGACGCCCGCGGCTGGCGAGAAACCCGGTCGCAATCAGCGCGCCGATCGCGCCGAGCTGAACGAGCTGGCCGAAATCGTCATTGGGGAGACCGAAGGTGCGGCCGGTCTGATGGTTCCAGAGAAGCATCACCAGGCCGAAGCCCAGAATGGCGAGAAGGATCCAGAATCTCATGCCTCACCGCGCTCCCGCGCCATGCGCGAACGCCGGGTTTCCCGGCGGGGCTTTCGTTCGACGGTGGCGAGTCTGGCGGGCAGGGCTGCCATGATCACGCGACGCTCGTCGGAGCTATAGAGAGTCCAGGCGCCGATCTCGTCGCGGGTGCGGCCGCAGCCGAAGCAGTAGCCGGTTACGTCATCGATCGAACAGACGAGGATGCAAGGCGATTCCATCGGGTCTCCAAACGTATGCTTTTCTATATCGGCAGATCAAAGGGCCAGCGCAAGGGCGCAGAGTGCGGCGATTTCCGCAACCTGTTCCGTTGCCCCGATCGTATCGCCGGTGTTGCCGCCGATCTTGTCACGCACGACGTCGGTGAAGGCGAACACGGCGGCAAAGATCGCCAGCGCCACGGACGCGATCGTCAGCAGGGGGGCGTTCGGCAGGAGGAACAGCACCGCAATGGCAGCACCGGAGAGGAGGGCCGCCTGCACGGCGCTCGGATCAGGCTGGCCGGCCGATGCGGCGACCCCATCCTTGCGCGCCGGGGGGAGCGTCGACCAGTGCCAGACCATGGCGGCCCGGCTTGCGGCCGCGACGGCGAGCAGCACCATGGCCGCACCGATCGGCGACAGCAGGGGGATGATGCCGGCCAGTGCGGACGTCCGGAGCCCGAAGGAGAGGATGAGCGCGACGACGCCGTAGGAGCCGACCCGGCTGTCCTTCATGATGGT encodes:
- a CDS encoding ABC transporter ATP-binding protein; the protein is MAPIVRIENLTKSYASGFQALKGVSLDIAEGEILALLGPNGAGKTTMISIVCGIVTPTSGRVTVAGHDVIREFRMTREIIGLVPQELTLDAFETVFNTVAFSRGLHGKKPDPALIERILRDLSLWDKKDSMLRQLSGGMRRRVLIAKALSYEPKILFLDEPTAGVDVSLRKDMWQLVERLRATGVTIILTTHYIEEAEEIADRIGVINKGEILLVEDKAALMQKLGRKKLTVELAEPVAAVPEALSHYNLALGGDGHTLVYDYDSAGERTGITGLLAALAAEGLRLKDVVTEQSSLEDIFVELVGEAK
- a CDS encoding ABC transporter permease is translated as MNFEAIKSIYRFEMARTRRTLLQSIVSPVVSTSLYFIVFGAAIGSRVQEVGGVPYGAFIAPGLIMLTLLSQCIGNGSFGIYFPKFTGTIYEILSAPISMVEIVIGYVGAAATKGLIVGTIILATASLFVDITIAHPFMMVLFFVLTAVSFSLFGFMIGIWAKDFEQLNLIPMLVIPPLVFLGGSFYSIDMLPPFWQAVSHFNPVLYLVSGFRWSFFEIADVNPVLSLAIVLGFLATCLAITAWIFRTGYKLKN
- a CDS encoding PAS domain-containing methyl-accepting chemotaxis protein, which translates into the protein MSLLSFGLGSDAKAILHAMNRSQAIIEFDLTGKILAANKNFCDALGYQLSEIVGQHHRMFVPPQEAGSAEYAAFWQRLARGEFDRQQYKRIGKGGREVWIEASYNPVFRGTTPYKVVKFATDITATKLKSAEDAGKLDAISRVQATIEFTPDGHILTANANFLAALGYGLSEIEGRHHSMFCDPTFVATPEYAQFWRNLAAGEFVASEFTRVGKGGRKVHIQASYNPIFDMNGNVFKVVKFATDVSERVRAVQELGSGLHRLAEGNLEQTLDTPFTPALDKLRTDFNTSLGRLSAAMQTIAENAAVMASGSNEIKVTSEGLARQLEHQAAAVEETASAVNEITVTVNESAALAAEAGALVGNAKRSADASADVVRRTVEAISKIEASSSQIAGFIGVIDVIAFQTNLLALNAGVEAARAGEAGKGFAVVAQEVRELAQRAAVAAKEIKVLISESGRQVRDGVSLVGQTGEALEKIAAQVLRVHENVGAIVEATREQSLSLQQINEAVGSIDQGTQRNVAMVEESAVASSGLADEAESLFGLVGQFKTGGRQSTAASIRSSRLVA
- a CDS encoding TIGR02281 family clan AA aspartic protease — its product is MRFWILLAILGFGLVMLLWNHQTGRTFGLPNDDFGQLVQLGAIGALIATGFLASRGRLSQNLRNAALWLLIALLFVAGYVYRDDLQSIAGRMTAGLIPGRAVVTTDSSGEQFLVLHKMGNGHFQVQAEIDGRSIGMLVDTGASSVVLSYADAEQLGLQPETLDFNLMVSTANGTSVAAPVRLESLAIGPIERRNVRAMVAGPGKLDQSLLGMTFLGTLGSVEIRGDELRLRD
- a CDS encoding DUF1289 domain-containing protein; this encodes MESPCILVCSIDDVTGYCFGCGRTRDEIGAWTLYSSDERRVIMAALPARLATVERKPRRETRRSRMARERGEA
- a CDS encoding adenosylcobinamide-GDP ribazoletransferase, whose translation is MFCVHPVHSRTRGKQVDIREYIDDVARSVAFLSRIRVPQRHFDGHDGRLNRTVRAFPVAGLLIVLPAAALLSILEALGAASLFAAFLVLAVQTLLTGALHEDGLSDAADGLGGGRDRDSALTIMKDSRVGSYGVVALILSFGLRTSALAGIIPLLSPIGAAMVLLAVAAASRAAMVWHWSTLPPARKDGVAASAGQPDPSAVQAALLSGAAIAVLFLLPNAPLLTIASVALAIFAAVFAFTDVVRDKIGGNTGDTIGATEQVAEIAALCALALAL